The Streptomyces sp. V4I8 genome includes the window TGGTCGCCTGGCGCAGGCACACGCTGCTGGTGCCGATCGCGTTGACCGCCCTTGCCGGGGCGGGGGTCGCGGCGGCGATCGGGGCCGGGGAGCCGGTGGGGGCGGAGGAGGGCGCCTTCGGTCCGACGGCCCAACTGCTGGCGTTGATCGGCTTGTTCGCCGGGGTGGTGGCGGTGCGGGAGCCAGTGGGCGCGGTTGGGGTGGCGGGCGGTGCGGGCGGACCGGGCGCACCCTCGGGCGGGCCGGGACCCGGCGCGCCGGAGTCACCGACGCAGCCGTTGCCGCAGCGCCGCCGCGGGCGGAGTCCGATGGGGACCGAGCCACCCGGTTCGACGAGCCCCGACCCCGGCGCCGTTCCTCGGCCCGCATCGGGGCCGACCGTCTCCGCACGCGGCCCCGGCGGGCCGGACCCGGATCCGCCGACCGCCCGTATCGGCGGGTCCGGCAAGCAGGGCCCGACCGCGCCCGCCGACCCGCCGGAGCCCGACGACACACGGAGGGGCGACGTCACATGACCGCACTGCAGCAGCCCGCACGCGCCGACGGTCCGCTGCGGCCGCCCGCCCGTGTGCCCTTCCCCGTCGTGGACGAGGTCGCCCGGCACTGTCTCCAGGAGGAGGAGCCGGAGACGGTGCATATCGAGGTGCATCTGCCGGGCCGGCTGGACGCGGGGCGACTGCGGGCGGCCTTCGCTCAGGCGCTGCGCCGGCATCCGCGCATCCTCGTGCGGGAGGCGCCGGGGCGGTGGTACCGGCGCCGGTACGAGTGGGAGCTGACGGCGGAGCCGGACGTGGAGGTGGTGGGCTTTCCGGCACCCGGGCGGGACGCGCTGCGGGACGCACGGACCCGGGCCCTGACGCAGGCGCCGCCGCTGTCCCTGTCGCCGCCGGTCAGGGTGGAGATGGTGGAGGCGACGGGGACGGGAACGGGTCCGGGCGCGGGGCGGATCGAGGGGAGCGAAGCCAGTGACGCTGTGGGGATACGGCCGCGAGGAGCCCACGGCCCCCAGCCACGGACGGCACAGGGCACCGTCCTCTTCCTCACCATCAACCACACCGCCCTCGACGGCCCCGCCTGCCTCCGCGTCCTGGCGACCGCCGCCGAGCTCTACGGCGGTGAGGACAACTCCCCCGCCGCACCTCCCGTACGCACGACGTCCGACGCGCCCCCGCCCGCCGAGGACGCCCCGTCCAACTGGTCCCACCCCGCGCGGGTCGCCCCCG containing:
- a CDS encoding condensation protein, which encodes MTALQQPARADGPLRPPARVPFPVVDEVARHCLQEEEPETVHIEVHLPGRLDAGRLRAAFAQALRRHPRILVREAPGRWYRRRYEWELTAEPDVEVVGFPAPGRDALRDARTRALTQAPPLSLSPPVRVEMVEATGTGTGPGAGRIEGSEASDAVGIRPRGAHGPQPRTAQGTVLFLTINHTALDGPACLRVLATAAELYGGEDNSPAAPPVRTTSDAPPPAEDAPSNWSHPARVAPGTPEPSPGNGMLVTELPLPHRPKGSPYTVNDQLMVTTALTIAHWNREHGARPRPLRITMPVDDRPRDASMPIGNGTRLVEVPFSPDELAAHAPADMPALLHRTATRTRALKALPRPQLGHGASLLTAPWAPVAVRAALTRGLRRAAAPWTSTTLLSNIGRIPYPLDFGEEAGRAHAVWFSAPARMPRGLTVTTASTAGRLHLALRWSRALLSHGDGAHLRDLFEHYLHSTEVTP